In Maridesulfovibrio sp., the genomic stretch ATCCCGGAGCGGTCGGCTGCCGTATAACTTCCACCGGAACACCGCGTTCGCTGCAATCTGCTGATTACCATCTTTTCCCGCCCGGAAACGGAGCTTCACAAATCGAAGGACTGAGCGAGCAGGTCAGAATTTTTGACAGCTGCCGCAATGCTTTTGATTACGGACAGTTTTCATACACCCGTCCGGCCCTCCATGTTTCAGGATGCTGCCACATGCTGAATATGGAAGCCATCCACCAGTGCGGTGACTTTGACGTGCGCTTCAACCCCACACAGTTCGACGACCTTGAAAGAGACCTGCGGGCTGCGCTGGGCGGATTCAAGCATGTTTACGCAGGACAGATGCGCATCGGGCACATCCAGCACTCCAGTCTGGCAAAGGCCGCGAATGTCCGTTCCATGGCGCAGGTATTCGGTAACAAGATAAAGCTGGAAAGCAAATACAGCGAGCAGGACCTGAACAAGCTTTTTGCTCAGGACCTTACCCAGCTATGGAAAGACACCCATTCCAAATGGAAAGAAATGTCTGAAAATTTATATTAGAATCAGAGAAGTTAGAACGCGTCAGAGGCAACTTTCTGTTTCTTTCTACAGCGATTAAGCCGATGGTGCTTTACAAGCTATCTGGCAAGCCATTCGGCTGTGAGCTTCTCCATCTCTTCCGGAGAGAAAGAAGGAGTATCGTACATTCCCTTGGCAAAACGCTGTGAAAATCCGTGATAAAGAATCAAGGCGGCCGCAACAGAAACGTTGAAGCTCTGAATCATGCCCTGCATCGGAATATACACTTCATCAGGGACCAGTTCGGCCAGTTCAGGTGCTGTTCCGCTATGCTCGTTGCTGAGAATTACAGCTGATGGTGTGCTAAGATCAAAATCCATAAGCGGTCTTGCTGTTTCTGAAAAACCGGTCCGCAAAACCTGATAGCCCTGATCGCGTAAACCGCTGACCATTTTTACAGGGTCTGTGTGTTTGGTGCACTCCACCCATTTTTTACCGGAGGCTGAAGATTTTTTCGCCAGCTCCGGCCATTCTGAAACGGTATAATAAAGGTGAATGCCATAGATTCCGAAAGCGTCGCAGCTCCTGAGGATTGCCGACACATTATGGGGATCCCATACATTATCGATAATGAGGGTGAAATCTTTCTGGCGCTTTGCCAGTACTTCCCTGACCCTAGCCTCTCTTTGTGGTGTTCTCTGTCTTTCCATGGCGTACTGCGTACCCAACCTTTGCCAAGTTTGCAAGCGCAGTAGAACGACTCTTTTCCATTTAAATATTCTTCAATATTAATATGGACGTTTTATTGATTTCAAAAAGATGATATGTAATTAATTCAGATGATATTTATCTATGGAGGACTGAATGCGCGCGCTGATTGCAGAGGATGAATTTGTTGGCCGAAAACTGCTGTCAACTTTCCTTGCCCCGCTTTTCGTAATTGATGTCGCTGTTAACGGGAGAGAAGCTGTTGAAGCGTTCAAACTGGCCTATGAAGAGGACAACCCTTATAAACTGATACTCATGGATATAATGATGCCGGAACAGGATGGTCTTTCCGCACTTGAAGAGATAAGGGCTTTTGAGAAAGGAAAAGGGCATACTGGCCGTTGTAAGGTAATCATGACCACCGCACTTGATGACCCAAAAACAGTAATACGATCTTTTCATGACGTGGAGGCATCCAGTTTTATAGTTAAGCCCGTGGAAAGAGAAAAATTATACGCCGAGCTCAAAAAAATCGGGCTCATGAACAAATAATTACCTTCGGATTATGGAGCACCGCTGATGAGTGAAGACGATTCCCTTATTGAAGAATTTTTCTCCGAAGTGAATGACAAGTACTACCCGCAAGTACTTGAAGGGATCGACCTTCTGGATGAGCAGCGCATCGAGGAAGGGATCGAGGTGCTTTCACGTCCACTGCACACCATCAAGGGCGTAACCGGATTCATGTCCGGTTTTGAACCCGCATCATCTTTCACTCACAAGGTCGAAGATTACCTAAAGAAAATGCAGGCAGGCGAAGTCGCGCACGATCTCATGCAGATCGCGCTCGCCATTGAGTCAGTAAACACCATATTCATGCTAATTGAGCAACTGCGGGAATCCGGCAGTTTCGACAAAAGCATGACTGACGATATTGAAGCAAGGCTTTCAGGAGACGGAAAGCAGAGCCATGCAGCAGATGAATCCGGGCTTAATCCCCTTGAAATAGAAAATCTTCCTGACATTCAGATATTCACTATCAAAGTGAGCCGGATATACAGCTCCGAACAACTAAAAATGGTTGAAGAAAGTCTACAGACAATCAACACAGGCAACACAGTACTTTTCGATTTCGAAACAGCTGTTTCAGTTGCTTCATCCTTTTTTGAACTGGTCGCATCTTATGCCGACTCTTGTGAAATATGTATGGCCGGAATGAACAGCCACTGTACAGGAACTTTCTACTCGTGGGGCTTCCAGCGCTTTTTTTCTGTCTTTAAAAACAGGGAAGACTTCTTAAGCAACACCGGAGTTTGAGGATAATGAAGGACAGTATCTCCAGCTGCATAGGCCAGCTCCAAGAATCAATCATCGCACTTGAACAGGGTTCCGGTGATATCAATGCTATTTTGAAAGCCATGGGGCTTGATAATGCTCAAATGAGATCTGCCCAGATTATTGCGCTCATGGATATGCTGAGCGATGGAATCACACCTATCAGCTCGGAACTGGTAACTTCCCTTCTGGATATTTCTGAAGCCCAGAAAAAGTTTTTCTATTGCATAGGCGGCCTTCTGGATAAGGGCGGAGCTGCTGCCGATTCCCGGAAGGAGACAGAACCTGCTCAGAATCAAGCTTCCGCAAGCTCTATTGAACTGGATGAATACGAACAGGAAATGATGGCCGAAATGCTGGCCATGACCGGAGAAAGCCCGGACCCGAGCGACGGTTGGGAAAAGGTTGATAAAACTCCGACAGGACTGGGGACCGAAGATCCGGGAAAATCTGAAATCAAACAAGAACCGGAAGAAACATCCGATCCTGAAATGGAAACTTCCGCTGCGGCAAAAAAAGTTTCCGACGAAGAGATAGTCAGCAAACAACCTGCACCTTCCAAAAAGAAGGACTCTCAGGCTATATCCTCAATCCGTGTATCCACACAACAGCTGGATTCCCTTATTGAACTTGTCGGTAAACTGATGGTTACTTATGCGGTTATTGCACAAACCAAAGCTGAGAATATTTCCAAAATTTCATCCAGCCTTTCGGAGCTGGATAAAGTAATCCGCAACCTGCAGTCAGAGGTTGATGAAATCAGACTTGTGCCGCTGAAACAGATTTTCATGCCTATGCACAGACTGGTCAAATCAACATCGCAGAAGCTTAATAAACGGATCAAATTCACTATCACCGGAGAAGAACTGGCACTCGATAAGACCATAGTGGAATGCCTCAACGAACCGCTGGTACACCTGCTGCGTAATGCGCTGGACCACGGAATCGAATCTGCTGAAGACCGCCAGATGTACGGCAAAGATGAAATGGGGAGTGTCCATCTCAATGCGTTCCGAAAAGGAGAATTCGCCTACATCGAAATAACCGATGACGGTAAAGGCCTTGACGCTGACGTTCTACTCAAAAAGGCACTTGAGCGCGGCCTGGCCTCCCCGGACACAGAATACAGTAAGGAAGAAATTTACGCGTTCATCCTCCAGTCCGGTTTCTCCACTGCGAGCGCGGTTACAGATATTTCCGGGCGCGGTGTCGGCATGGACGCAGTGGTTGCCGCCATCCAGAACACCTTGGACGGAAAAATTTCCATTCGCAGTGAATTGGGTGAAGGCTCCACATTCTCTATCGCCATTCCACTGAGCAGGTCGGTTAATGAGGGAATAGTCGATGCTCTGGTCACCACAGTCGGTCCGGAGACCTTTATCTTCCCCAGCCGGGAAGTTCTTGAGGTTTATGAACCGGTGGCAAAGGAATTCACAGATCTGCCTGATGGCCGGGAAACAGTTTCCGTCAGGGGTAAAGTCCGTCCTCTTATCCGCATGTACAAGGTATTTGACCTCCCTGCACCTGCAGCAGATATCATCCCCAAAGTCATTCTTGTAAAGCTGGGGGACACCATAGCGGCGATTCTAGTAGATGAGGTTTTGCGCCAGCAAAAAGCCGTGGTAACGGGATTCACTCTGCCGGTAAACACCATATACAAACTTCCGATACTGGGCTTCGGCATGATGGGGGAACATGACGCTCTGGTTGTCGACACTGAAACCCTGATAGCATCATACATGGACGATCCAGTCTAACAAAGACAAGTCCGGCATCTGCATAATTTTGCGGTTGGCAGGAAAAACTTTTCTCTACCGAATTTGTCTGCTATGCATGCGTGTTCAAGCAAAAAACAATCAGCGCAGGAAAAACAGTAGATGAAAAAAGCAATTCTTTTTGCAGCACACGGATCAAAAAACAGGGCCGCAAGTTCGGCCTTGGGAAATATTTTAAAACTGACAAAAAAAGCCTATCCCGACATTCCGATCTTCAGTGCTTTTACTTCCGGGCATATCCTAAAAAAACTTCGGGAACAGGGCCAGAAGCTGCCCACTGTAAAACAGAATCTTGAAAATCTTTCTGAAGAAGGCTTCACCCACGTAGTCATTCAGTCTCTGCATGTTATTCCCGGAACGGAATACACCAACACATGCAGGCTTGTGAACCGTGTTGAGAAAGGTGAAATCAAATTTGAAAAAGCAATTATCGGCGAACCTCTGCTCACAAATGATCAGGAAATAGACGAAATTTCGGACCTCATCCTGAACCTGCTGGAAGAACGTGATCCCCAAAAAGAAGCCCTGATTCTAGTCGCCCACGGTTCTAAATATTCCGACAGCGGCAATTCCCTGTACGATAAATTCAAAGAAGTCCTTGAGGCCAAAGACAGCAATGCCTATCTTGGTAAACTAAATTCCGAAGAAGGCATTGAAAAAATAAGTGACAGGATCAAAGCTTCCGGCCTGAAAAAGGCATACCTACTGCCCCTGCTTTTCGGAGCCGGGAACCATGTAAAAAAAGACATGGCAGGTGAGCATGAAGGTTCGTGGAAAAACATAGTTGCCTCTCGGGACATTGAAGCTATTCCGGTTGCCAAGGGAATCGGGGAATTCGACATATTTGCCCGGCGTTGGATGGATAAATTGAAAAAAGCGATCGATCAGCTCGATACGTAATGCAACCTTAAAAATTTGCTGCTTGATTGAACTCCGCACCGCATATACATTATGTTGGTGCGGTTAATCTTTTTAGCTATTCAACAAAGATGACAAAAAAAATCACCGTGCATAGACATGACGGAACAGTCATGGAACTAGCACCGACAGCCGGGCTTAATATAGCCCAATCCCTTTTCCTGAACGGAGCTTTTCAAGGGGTCCCCCTCTGCTCCGGTATGGGCCGTTGCGGACTGTGCAAAATTCGTTTTGAGACGAGTCCGCCGGAACCGCGCAGGGAAGAGCTGCAAAAATTAACTGTCGCTGAAATTGAATCCGGATGGCGGCTTTCCTGCCTTCATCAGGCAACAGGGGGGTCCATTTTCCTGCCGCAGCCGGAGCGAGTTGTACCAAGAGTTAGCAATAAATTTTCAAACAACTTGCCGGAAGGACTGGCGCTGGCCGTAGATCTCGGAACCACAGGATTGCACTGGGCTTTTACCCTCTGCGGTACCCCGGTAAAATCCGGACAGGAGCTGAATCCGCAGATCGGACTAGGCAGTGAGGTCATGTCCCGACTCGCCTTCGCGGCAAAACCGGAACAGCGCAAAATCTTATCTGAACTGGTAACCAGCCGGATTAAAACGCTCATTGCCGAGACCGGACAGATCAAAGAACTGGTAATTTCAGGCAACCCTTCCATGACCAGCATCCTGGCACAGGATGATGTGCGGGGATTGAGCAGCGCACCCTATTCACTGCCGGATGGCGGCGGGAAAAAAGTAAATCTTGACGAAGACCTGCCTGAAGCGTACATCCCGCCACATCTGGCTCCGTTCGTTGGTGCAGATATAACCTCCGGGATTGTGGCCCTGAATTTTTCGAAAACCGGAATTCAACCGCCGTATCTCTTCGCCGATCTCGGAACAAACGGAGAGTTCGTCCTTTGCCTTTCAGAGGATGAATATATAGTTTCGTCTGTGCCTATGGGACCAGCCCTCGAAGGGGTCGGCATGAGCAATGGACGCACTGCCGGACCGGGCGCCATATCCGCTTTCACACTGACTCCACTTGGTCTTTCACCGTCAGTGATCAAAACGGAAGAATCCGGGCAGAAACAAAAACCGGGCATAACCGGAACAGGCTATCTGTCTCTCTGCGCCATACTGCTGAAGTCCGGCGTACTGACCAGTGAAGGCCTCTTTTCCTCCGGAAGCACTCCCTTTGCCGCAAAACTGGCAAACAGGCTAACAGAAATAAACGGAACCCCGGTCCTTGATCTGGGACATGAAGGATTAACCCTTCCGGCCTCGGATGTGGAAGAAATATTAAAAGTAAAAGCGGCCTTCAACCTCGCTATGTCCGCCCTGCTGAGTGAAGCCGGGCTGGCGCCATCCGATCTCAATGAGTTGGTCCTCGGCGGGGCCATGGGCCAACATGTCAATATTAATGATCTGGTTGCTACCGGATTCATTCCTGCCGGAATCGCTGTGATTACACGCGCCGCCGGTAATACCTCCCTTGAGGGAGCCAAAATTTTAACTCACAATCAAGAAGCAAGGGATTTCGCCGCCAGTCTGCCCGGACGCTCCAGAGTGCTGGAGCTCGCCGGAAGTGATGATTTCGGCCGGAAATACCTTGAGAGGATGATTTTCAAATATGTCTATTAAAGTAAGTTCACTTTTCCCTCTACCGACTCAGGATGTATCCAAAATTTTGGATAACTACATAAAAATTTTACAAAAAACAGTTCCGCTTAAAAGCAAGTACAGTCATGAACTGCCTTACGCCATTCGTGACCTTTCCCGCGACCTGACCGGGGAACGTTCCAGCCTGTCCAATGACTACATGGGCGATCCGCGCAGCCTGAATGCATACCTGCGTTATTTTCTGCCTTGGAACCTTTACCGCATGGCCCGTCTCTTTCAGGGACTGGATATAAATCTGCCCGATAACGGCATAGTGGTGGACCTCGGTGCCGGACCGCTCACCGTGGCTCAGGCCCTCTGGATCGCAAGGCCGGACCTGCGCGAAAAAAAGCTGACCTTCATCAATGTTGACCGTACCCCGAAACCCATGCGTGAAGGAGCAAGACTCTTCACTGCACTGGCCGGGGAAGAATCCCCGTGGCGCATGGTAAACGTCAAGGGCGGCTCAACTTCCAAGATCCGCGAAAAAGCACATCTGCTGGTCACTGCAAACATGGTCAATGAAGCTTCCGCCGGAACACGCATTCCGCTTCCGGTCTGGGCGGAAAAATTCTGTCTGTCCATGGTTCACAAACTGGCACCGGAAGGACGCATACTAATTATTGAGCCGGGTATCCGCCGCTCCGGTCGCGTACTCTCCGTTATACGTCAGGAATTTGTGAATGCCGGATTCCCTATACTCGGCCCCTGCACCCACGTGGAAGAATGCCCAATGAACGGAGAACAGGGTAAGGCGTGGTGTCACTTCAATTTTGATTCCGACCACGCTCCCGCATGGCTGCAGAAACTTTCTGCACAGTGTCGTCTGGAAAAAGACAACGTCAGCCTAAGCTTCCTCTATGTAGGACTGCGCAAGGAAGATGTTGAGAGCGCCCGCGAAGGGGAAATGCTCATCCGCGCTGTGTCCGAATCCTTCAGGCTTGATCAGGGCGGATTCGGCCAGTACGGTTGTGCCGCGCAGGGACAGATTCTGCTTTTCGCACAGGGCGGTGCAAAAACATTGTACCCCGGTGGTCTCATCGGCATGCCCATCCCCGAAGAAGAAAAAAGGGATGAAAAATCCGGCTCGCTGATTGTACCACTGCCCATTAGGGAAAGCGATAAACGTAAGAAATAAAGACACCTGAAAGGCCTTCAGCAACCATGCCGGGGGCCTTTAACCCTTTTTGCCAAGGCTTCGTCATCTTTTTCTTCAAAGACAATCTTAGTGCGCTATATGCGAATCTTACAAAACGTCTTTGAAAGAGATTGGATGGGGCTGGGGAAGGGAAACCAATTCATAAAACGCGAAGCGTATCTAATAACCTTATGGAATTTATAGATCTGGGATTAATTTCCCATCAGGAAGCAGAAAAGATTCAGTTGGAAAGATTGGGCCAGGTCATGGAAGGCACAGCGGGAGATGCTTTGTTTCTTTTGGAGCATCCTCCCGTCGTTACTTTGGGCCGCCAGGGCGGATTGGAAAACCTGCTGATCAGCAAGGAAGCTTTGAAAGCCATGGGTGCTGAAGTGGTGCAGACCGCCCGAGGCGGAAATATTACCTGCCATTACCCCGGACAGTTGGTGGTTTACCCGGTCATGCGTATTGAAAAAAGGCGCGGCGGCATCAAGAAATTTTTCCACGACATGGAAGAAACAGCTATCCGAACCGCTGCCCGGTTCGGCGTTGATGCAGCAAGAAGCGAAGGCCGCCCCGGTGTATGGGTAGGCCCGGGCAAGCTATGCTCCATTGGAATCGGTGTCAAAAAGTGGATCACCTACCACGGCTTGTCATTCAACGTTTCCACTGACATGAAACTATTCGACGCCATAACCCTCTGCGGTCTGCATGGCGCGCACCCCACCTCCCTTTCACGGGAAGCTGGCAAAGAAATTTCTACCGAGGAAGTAAAAAATGTCTTCAGAAAAGAATTCGGAAAAGTTTTTGCGGATACCACCGTGGCTGCGGGTTAAACTGCCCACCGGACGCACTTTCAACGATACCGGCAAAATGCTGGAAGATCTTAATCTCAATACAGTCTGCCAGTCCGCCAAGTGCCCCAACTGCTGGGACTGTTTTTCGCGCAAGGTGGCCACCTTCCTGATCATGGGCCGCAACTGCACCCGCAACTGTGCTTTCTGCAATATCGCCCCCGGACGCATCGATCCTCTTGATGCGGACGAGCCGCGCCGGGTGGCCGAGGCCGTAAAGCGACTGGAACTCAAATATGCCGTAGTTACCTCCGTCACCCGCGACGATCTTCCTGACGGCGGTGCTGCCCATTTTGCCGAGACAATCGAACGCATACGCGCTGAACTTCCGGAATGTAAAGTGGAAGTGCTCATCCCCGATTTCAAAGGCAATCTGGAAGCGCTGAAAACCGTCATTGCCGCCAAGCCGGATGTTATTAACCACAACGTGGAAACACCGCCCGCTCTTTATTCTGAAATCCGCCCGCAGGCTGATTATCAGCAGAGCCTCGAGCTGATCGAAAGAGTCAAACAATTCAGCGATATTCACGCAAAATCAGGCCTCATGGTCGGCCTCGGTGAAACAGACGAACAGGTCCGGCAGGTTATTGACGACCTCGCGGCCATTAATTGTGACATCATCACTATAGGCCAGTACATGCGCCCCTCAAAAGCGCACCCTGCCGTCAAACGCTACGTCGAACCTTCAGTCTTTGATGAATACGCAGACTACGGCAAAAGACTCGGTGTTCCGCATATGTTCTGCGCGCCACTGGTCCGCTCCAGCTTTAACGCTGCTGAGGCTTTTGATAGACTTTAAAATACTGATTAACAACAATTCGTAAAAAAGGAACTTCCGATACGGAAGTTCCTTTTTTTTATGTTTTTGCGATACATAAAAAAACTCCCCTGCCCAAGTCAGGGGAGCAAATAAATCAAACTTTCATCCAGTCCACAACCCTACTTACCGGTCCTGAAGCTCAATGAGAAGGCATACCAAACACGGCGGATATCGTCGATGCGTTTTTCATATTTCCCGATGATCACCTGCCGCCCTGCAGGGCCGATCTTCACATTAACAGGTTTGGATTCTTTGAGTGATACCAGCTCAGGGTGCTCAATATTTCGGTCTGAACTAACGGAAATGCGCGCGCCAGCGGCCGGCATGGGCATTCCTTCGAAATACATCATAACCGGGAGGGAATCTCCCTCCTTAAGCTTGGTTGGATCTTTGAGAGGCACTATCTCAGCCCGTTGGCCTATGGGTTTATCCATACCGTGTGTCCACTTGATAATGGTTTTAGAAAGCTTGTATGACCGGCCTTCATCGATAACCTTTCCGCAGACATGTCTTGGAAGATCAAAATTCTCCCATCCAGCTTCTTCAGTATGATACCAGTACCTGTTGTCAAACTCGACGGTCAGCATGGTGTAATCATCATCCAGCCATGCAAAAGCTCCACCTTTGTTATACACAGGTTCAAGACTGGTCTTCCAATTGTTCTCGCTGATACCGGTCATTGCAGTGATGCGGCTGAGAGGATAGGGATCTGTTGCACCCGGATGGCCATACATAAGAAAGACCTTGCGGCCCTTATTTTCCAACCACATATCATGGGCTGAGCAGATAGAGGCGAAAGCCATGACCAATACCATTGCTAAAACGGTTTTCTTCATCATAATTGTCCTCATTTTTTATTGAAAACGACTGTCATTTTCATTTAAAGGTTTGATTACAAACCACCTGCGAGATTGTCAACGATCATAAGAATAAAATTATGATTTTTCTGGCAGAATTATATATTCCGTGATCCCTGCCTTTTACCCAGCTGAATATAAGGCGTCACGACTATATTCAGCCTTCAGGGGTTAAAAAAGCTCTCTTGACCTTTACGATTTATTATTGCAGAGCTTTGCAAGGGTCGGATTTGGTAATTTTATGGTCATAATATATATAATCTATATGAATCCGTCCGAATCCCGCCTTAGCAACGTGATTCTACAGGAAAATGGAGGATTACAATGCGCCTTAGATATTATTTAATCACGATACTGCTTTGTCTAATGGCAAGTCCGCCAAGCATTGCAGCGGCCAAAGATCAAACTGAAAATAACTCCGAGCACCAAAAGTATATTGTTGCCGGTTATATCGAGAACGTTTCCATTAAAATTTGGGACCGCGAAACCCCGATTACGATTGAAGCCAAGATGGATACCGGAGCGGACAGCTCTTCCCTGCATGCCACAGATATTACGATTGACAAAAACAATAAAACAACTTCATTCACCATAACCGACCAGCACGGCAAGAGCCAACGCATTACCTGCCCATATGCCAGAATAGTGCGCATAAAAAAAAGGCCGTCCGGTTACCAGCGAAGGCCTGTAATACCGGTACAGCTTCATATTGGAGCAAAAGAATTTGATGCCCTGGTAAACCTCACCGACCGCAGCCATTTTTCATACAAAATGCTGGTCGGCAGGAAAGAATTACGTCACGGCATACTTATTGATTCCTCGCGCCACCATCGCCTGAGCCGTCCAGAAGCACAGTAAATTCACTGTTCTTTATTTCGGAGTTTCCGCCATGAATTCTATACAGCTTAAAATACTTGTCGCACTGCTGCTTACCGCAGGGCTGGGATTATTCAGCTACAAAGCTTTTGTGCTGGGTTTCCCCCTCACACCTGAGGAACATACCAAAATCTGGAACGTGGAAGCACACGTCTCCTATGAAGCAAAGGGCGCACCGGTTAAGGTAACCCTTCAAACCCTGAACAGACTGCCACAATACACGGTTACTGACGAATATTACATTGCGGATGATTACGGTCTTCTGCATGTTTTGCAATCTGCTGACGGCACACCGCAAAAGAGCAGGACTCCAGATAATGTCGCCGCAACTTGGTCCAAGCGATCCGCCAAAGGAAAGCAGGACCTTTTCTATTCCGCCCGGTTGCGCCCCAACAACAACAAGAGAGAGGAAACCTGGGTCCACCCCGCAGAAATTCCCAAATTGATAGACCCCAAATTCACTGAGGCTGAACAGCTGGCAGCAAACTCGCTTATTAACCTAGTGGGCAGTGAATCCGCTGACATTGAAACTTTCGTCCCACAGCTTATGAACCGGCTCATGGAACCTTCTACAGGTACGGATGCCGCATATCTGCTCCGCGATAATAAAAATGTTCTGGGCGCGGTCAACATGGCCGTCCGACTGCTGCACTTTTCCGGTATTCCGGCCCAGTCCGTACATGGAATAACCCTGTCCACTTCAAACAGTGCAGAAATCAAACACTGGCTGGAGTTATATCACAACGAAAAATGGCACATGTTTGATGTAACCACAGGTACTTTCGGGACTCCGGTCGACTTTGTTGCATGGTGGCGCGGAAACGCGCCTCTGGCCACTGTCAGTGGCGGGAGCAACCTGAATGTGACTCTATCAGTCGTTCCGGCTACAGTCCGGGCCATGGGTAATGTTGTTGACCGACTGAAAGTAACAGCCCCGGCCATTCTGGAATTTTCCCTGTTTAATCTTCCGGTACAGGCACAGGCCACCTACCGGATAATCCTGCTTATTCCCATCGGCGTATTGCTGCTTGTTTTTTTGCGCAACGTAATCGGCATCACCACTTTCGGTACATTTATGCCCGTGCTGATAGCCCTTTCTTTCCGCGAAACACAATTACTCTGGGGTCTTTGCCTGTTTTCAATTGTAATAATCCTCGGACTGGCTGTGCGACTTTACCTTGAGCATCTGAAATTATTGCTGGTTCCAAGGCTGGCATGTGTGCTTATTGTAGTGGTTTTACTCATGGCCGGCATCAGTATCATCAGCTTCAAACTGGGATTCCCACGCGGTGTCTCAGTAAGTCTGTTCCCCATGGTCATATTAAGTATGACCATTGAACGGATATCGGTAATGTGGGATGAGCTTGGCGCCGGAAAAGCCATTCAACAGATTATCGGCTCCATGGCCGTAGCAGTACTTGCCTACATAGCCATGAGTAACCTGCTTATCGAACACCTCATTTTTGTATTCCCGGAACTGTTCCTCGTATTACTTGGCCTGACCTTGATGATCGGGCGATACACCGGATTCCGTCTGCTTGATTTGATGCGTTTCCGCGCATTCCTCAAGGAGAGTTAGGATGAAGTGGTTCGGCAAACTCAAAGAATTCGGAGTCATGGGACTCAATGCCCGCAATGGGTCTTATGTACTGCCAAACAATCCGCGTAAGCTCTATCCTTTGGTGGATGATAAAATCACAACCAAAAAGCTGACCCAGTCGGCCGGATTAAATGTTCCGGAGCTATACGGGGTTTTTCAAGCCCAGCATGAACTCAAGAAACTTCCCGCCCTGCTTCAGAAACATGATTCATTCGTGGTTAAGCCTGCGCGCGGCGCAGGGGGTAATGGAATTTTAGTCATTACCGGCAAGCTGGGTCCTCGTTTCCGTAAGCCGGATGATTCGCTGGTTGCCGAAGACGCAATATCCTTTCACATTTCAAACATCCTCAGCGGCATGTACAGCCTTGGCGGTATGCCGGATAAGGCCATGGTTGAATATTGTGTACAGTTTGCTCCGATATTTAAAGACATCGCCTATCAGGGAGTACCGGACATACGAATTATCGTTTACAAGGGCATCCCGGTCATGGCAATGCTCCGGCTGCCTACTCGTGAGTCGGACGGCAAAGCCAATCTTCATCAGGGGGCTATGGGATGTGGAATAGACATGCGGAGCGGTGCTACCACTAGCGCAGTTTGGAAAAATGATAACTGTACGCATCACCCGGACACCCTGCACCCGGTTGCAGGCGTTGCCATCCCGGACTGGCCGGAACTGCTTAAGCAGGCG encodes the following:
- a CDS encoding alpha-L-glutamate ligase-like protein; its protein translation is MKWFGKLKEFGVMGLNARNGSYVLPNNPRKLYPLVDDKITTKKLTQSAGLNVPELYGVFQAQHELKKLPALLQKHDSFVVKPARGAGGNGILVITGKLGPRFRKPDDSLVAEDAISFHISNILSGMYSLGGMPDKAMVEYCVQFAPIFKDIAYQGVPDIRIIVYKGIPVMAMLRLPTRESDGKANLHQGAMGCGIDMRSGATTSAVWKNDNCTHHPDTLHPVAGVAIPDWPELLKQAALGYSVTGLGYLGVDIVLDKNMGPLILELNARPGLAIQVANRCGLKHRLDKVDEIYQSLHTEEQRIQYAMDNFGS